The Candidatus Hydrogenedentota bacterium genomic sequence TGCGGGCGCGTGTGGGCCCGATGCCATAGATGGCCTGCAGCCCCGCTTCCACGCGACGGTCCCGAGGCAGGTCGACGCCAACAATGCGTGCCATGAGTTCTCTTCTCCTCGTTTAGCCTTGCCGCTGCTTGTGTTTCGGATTCTCACAGATCACCCGGAGACGGCCATGCCGCCGGATGATTCGGCACTTCTCGCAGATCTTCTTCACGGAGGTCCTTATTTTCATCGTCTCAACTCCTTACATGCGTTCCCGGGCGCCAGCGCCGTGGCCGACGCGGTCACTCTTCCGCCTGGCCCCAGACCAGCGAGGGCGCACGGGACAGGATCTCGCCGCCGTCCTCGCGCACCACAACCGAATGCTCGAAATGCGCACTCGGCTTGCCGTCTGCCGTGACAACCGTCCAGCCGTCACGCAGCACGCGCACCTTGTGCGTGCCCAGATTCACCATGGGCTCGATGGCCAGCACCATGCCGGCGCGCAGCATCGGCCCGCGTTCGCCTGTCACGAAATTCGGGATCTGCGGCTCCTCGTGGAGTTCCGCGCCAACACCATGACCCACGAAATCACGCACGATGCCCATTCCGGCCGGCCGGCAAACCGCCTCAACGGCCTTCGCGATATCCTCAAGGTAGTTGCCGGCTCTGGCCGCCTTGATCGCGCGAGACAAGGCGCGGTCCGCCACCTTGAGCAGGCGGCGGCGTTGCGCATCCACGGTCCCGCACGGCCAAGTCACGGCCGCATCGCCATAATAACCTTTGTAACACACGCCAATGTCGATACTGACTATCTCGCCTTCGCGCATGATGCGGTCGCCGGGGATGCCGTGCACGACCACCTCATCCACCGAGATGCACGTGGCCGCGGGATAGCCCCGGTAACCCAGAAACGCGGATGTTGCGCCGTGCGCGCGGATGACCTCCACGGCCGCGGCATCCAGTTCCCGCGTTTTCGCTCCCGGCTGAATCATGGCCGCAAGCGCGGCATGCACCTCCGCCACAATCCGGTTTGCCTCGCGGAGCAGCGCGATCTCCCGTTCGGAACGGATCGCTATCATGCCGGTCTCATCCGGCCCAACGGCCCGCTTTGGCCAACCGTCACGCATGACACATCCTGTTGTCAATACCCACGACGCGCGCGGATGCGCCGGCCGCGCGATCCGAACCCGTCATAATGTCGCATAATCAAATGCTGCTCGATCTGGCGAATCGTGTCGAGGGCCACGCCCACCAGGATAAGAAGACTCGTGCCGCCGAAGAACTGCACGATGGTCGGATCCGGCACGTCCAGAAAGCGGTAGACGATGGGCGGCAGCAGCGCGACCAAGGCCAGGAACAGGGACCCGGCCAACGTGACGCGCGTCATGACGCGGTTCAGGTAGTCCGCCGTGGCCTTGCCCGGGCGCACGCCCACGATGACACCGCCGTATTTTTTCATGTTATCGGCCATTTCCACGGGATTGAAGGTAATGGCCGTATAGAAGAACGAGAAGAAGATGATCAAGCCGGCATACATCAGGTTGTAGGGGATTCCCGACCAGTCGAAGAGGGTGGTCAAGAAAGCTTCCAGCCAAGGCACACTCACGGACTGGGCGAGCGAGCCCGGCAGCATGAGTATGGAGCTGGCGAAGATGATGGGGATAACGCCGGCCTGATTGACGCGCAGCGGCAGATAGGTCCGCTGTCCGCCCACGACGCCGCGCCCGCGAATCTGTCGCGGGTACTGCACGGGTATGCGCCGCTGGCCGGTGGTCACGACAATCGCGCCGGCCACGACCGCCACCAGCAAGAAGACCAGGATCAGCGCCTGGAATATGCTCATTTGGTCGTTGCCCAGCATGCGGAACAGGTTGAATACGGCGCTGGGCATGCGCGACACGATACTGATGAAGATAATCAGCGACATGCCGTTGCCCACGCCATATTCGCTGATCTGCTCGCCCTGCCACATGATAAAGGCCGTGCCCGTGGTCAGGGTCATGATGGCCATGAGCCGGAACCCCCAGCCCTGGTCCGGCACGATATCAGCCCCAAGACTCTCCATGTACAGGGCAATCATGAACCCCTGCACGATGCAGAGAAGGATGGTGCCGTAGCGGGTGTATTCGGTGATCTTGCGCTGGCCTTCCTGACCCGACTTCTGCAGGGCTTCCAGCGAGGGAATCACCGGCACGAGCAGCGACATGATGATGGAGGCGGTGATATACGGCATGATGCCGAGCGCGAAGACCGTGGCGTTCGCAAAGGCGCCGCCCGTGAACATGTCGTAAAAGCCAAGCAGACCGCCCGCTTCGCCCAGCGTCTTGGCCAAGGCCGCCCCGTCCACGCCCGGCATGGGCACGTGACAGCCAAGCCGGTAGATCGCCAGCATCAGCAGCGTAAAGATGATGCGGCTCTTCAACTCGGGAATCTTGAAGGCGTTCTTGAAAGCTTCAATGGGCTGGGACACCTATGCTACTCCTCGCTTATTCGGCCGGCGCCGCCGCCGTCGCGTCCGCGCCTTCCCGCCCCACAATCTCGATGGTCCCGCCCGCAGCCTCGATCTTCGCGCGCGCGGACGGGCTAATCGCCTGCACCTTGACCGTGAGCCGCGTCTTGATCTCGCCGCGGCCCAGAATCTTGATGCCGCCGGGCAGTGCCTGCGCCAACCCGGCCTCCACCAGCATGGCTGAGGTCACTTCCATGCCGTCGTCAAAGATTTGTTCGAGCACGTCCACGTTGACGATACCCATGGGCCAACGCTTCTCGTGGTGGAACCCACGCTTGGGCAGACGGCGGTGCAGCGGCATCTGGCCGCCCTCAAAACCGGGCCGCAAGGTCATGCCTGACCGGGATTTCTGCCCCTTATGGCCCCGGCCGCAGGTCTTGCCGTGCCCCGAACCGGTGCCGCGTCCGACCCGCTTGCGATTCTTGCGCGCGCCCGGCGCGCTCCTCAGATTGCTCAGGTCCATGGTCTCGTAATCCTTATCCCGTTCCGTATCATCCGCGAGGCGGCATTACAGCACTTCGGCCACTTCGAGGCCGCGCATCGCGGCGACTTCTTCCACGCGCCTCAGGTTTTTCAGACCTTCGAGCGTTGCCCAGACCACGTTGGTCGCGTTGTTCGACCCCAACGATTTCGTCAGGATGTTTTTGTAGCCCGCGGCTTCGACCACGGAGCGGACCGGACCGCCGGCCACGATGCCCGTGCCGAGCGAAGCCGGCTTGAGCAGCACACA encodes the following:
- the rplO gene encoding 50S ribosomal protein L15, whose translation is MDLSNLRSAPGARKNRKRVGRGTGSGHGKTCGRGHKGQKSRSGMTLRPGFEGGQMPLHRRLPKRGFHHEKRWPMGIVNVDVLEQIFDDGMEVTSAMLVEAGLAQALPGGIKILGRGEIKTRLTVKVQAISPSARAKIEAAGGTIEIVGREGADATAAAPAE
- the secY gene encoding preprotein translocase subunit SecY, giving the protein MSQPIEAFKNAFKIPELKSRIIFTLLMLAIYRLGCHVPMPGVDGAALAKTLGEAGGLLGFYDMFTGGAFANATVFALGIMPYITASIIMSLLVPVIPSLEALQKSGQEGQRKITEYTRYGTILLCIVQGFMIALYMESLGADIVPDQGWGFRLMAIMTLTTGTAFIMWQGEQISEYGVGNGMSLIIFISIVSRMPSAVFNLFRMLGNDQMSIFQALILVFLLVAVVAGAIVVTTGQRRIPVQYPRQIRGRGVVGGQRTYLPLRVNQAGVIPIIFASSILMLPGSLAQSVSVPWLEAFLTTLFDWSGIPYNLMYAGLIIFFSFFYTAITFNPVEMADNMKKYGGVIVGVRPGKATADYLNRVMTRVTLAGSLFLALVALLPPIVYRFLDVPDPTIVQFFGGTSLLILVGVALDTIRQIEQHLIMRHYDGFGSRGRRIRARRGY
- the map gene encoding type I methionyl aminopeptidase → MIAIRSEREIALLREANRIVAEVHAALAAMIQPGAKTRELDAAAVEVIRAHGATSAFLGYRGYPAATCISVDEVVVHGIPGDRIMREGEIVSIDIGVCYKGYYGDAAVTWPCGTVDAQRRRLLKVADRALSRAIKAARAGNYLEDIAKAVEAVCRPAGMGIVRDFVGHGVGAELHEEPQIPNFVTGERGPMLRAGMVLAIEPMVNLGTHKVRVLRDGWTVVTADGKPSAHFEHSVVVREDGGEILSRAPSLVWGQAEE
- the rpmJ gene encoding 50S ribosomal protein L36; translated protein: MKIRTSVKKICEKCRIIRRHGRLRVICENPKHKQRQG